A window from Rhodothermales bacterium encodes these proteins:
- a CDS encoding ABC transporter permease, which produces MSFIPYSVREGLAGFQRAKFAVFTSTSAMAVALVLIGLFGLLSYQAQQVSDWLRQRVGELEVFLQDNIDTPMARALHERAQATLGVAGADYISREEATKIFQEEFGEGAEIFLNESFLPASIKVRIESDYANPDSLHALIAEFASWNRVDEVVFNEPLLAKVQENLRLLNTVGLALGIIVILASLFLVANTIRLTIYARRLLIRTMKLVGATDAFIRRPFLVEGILQGILAGAIASLIVWGLFSGIGNYLPQMAISGFMVVVLLVGVVLVGAMLGWLGSLFAVRRFIRTIQLH; this is translated from the coding sequence GTGTCGTTTATTCCCTACAGTGTGCGCGAAGGATTGGCCGGCTTCCAACGGGCCAAGTTTGCCGTTTTTACCTCCACCAGCGCCATGGCGGTGGCCCTCGTACTCATCGGACTCTTCGGGCTGCTCAGCTATCAGGCCCAGCAGGTGAGCGACTGGCTCCGGCAGCGCGTCGGCGAGCTGGAGGTTTTTCTCCAGGATAACATCGATACCCCGATGGCGCGCGCCCTGCACGAACGGGCCCAGGCCACGCTGGGCGTCGCCGGCGCCGACTACATCTCGCGCGAGGAGGCCACGAAGATCTTCCAGGAGGAGTTCGGCGAGGGCGCCGAGATCTTCCTGAACGAGTCGTTCCTGCCGGCGTCGATCAAGGTGCGCATCGAATCCGACTACGCCAATCCGGACAGCCTGCACGCCCTCATCGCCGAGTTCGCCAGCTGGAACCGGGTCGATGAGGTCGTCTTCAACGAGCCCCTCCTGGCCAAGGTGCAGGAGAATCTGCGCCTCCTCAATACGGTCGGGCTCGCGCTCGGCATCATTGTCATTCTCGCCTCGCTGTTCCTGGTGGCGAACACCATCCGGTTGACGATCTATGCGAGGCGACTGCTGATACGCACCATGAAGCTCGTCGGAGCGACCGATGCGTTCATTCGCCGGCCGTTCCTCGTGGAGGGCATCCTGCAGGGGATTCTGGCCGGGGCCATCGCGAGCCTCATCGTGTGGGGGCTGTTTTCGGGGATCGGCAACTATCTGCCCCAGATGGCCATCTCCGGCTTTATGGTCGTGGTGTTGCTGGTGGGCGTGGTCCTCGTCGGCGCGATGCTCGGATGGCTGGGCTCGTTGTTCGCCGTGCGCCGGTTCATCCGCACGATCCAGCTTCATTGA
- a CDS encoding response regulator transcription factor, producing the protein MSLRIFLIDDHPIVREGMGRLIDREPDMTLCGESDGDDDPLGAIEKTQPDVVVLDLSLPRINGLDMIADIKLRAPATRVFVLSMHDEKLYAERVIRAGAMGYIMKQEAPAKVLDAIRTVASGSLFLSPDIAQTVIKGMMKPRQETTFSALSDREFQVFVFIGEGKTLQEIAERLSLSVKTIESHVERIKTKLDIGSGRELMRRAIEWVLRNQGPSMN; encoded by the coding sequence ATGAGCCTGCGTATTTTTTTGATCGATGACCATCCCATCGTGCGCGAGGGCATGGGCCGCCTGATAGACCGCGAGCCAGACATGACCCTGTGCGGCGAGTCGGATGGCGACGACGACCCGCTCGGCGCCATCGAGAAGACCCAGCCCGATGTCGTCGTGCTGGACCTGTCGCTGCCGCGCATCAATGGGTTGGATATGATCGCCGACATCAAGCTGCGGGCGCCGGCGACGCGGGTGTTCGTGCTGTCGATGCACGATGAAAAGCTGTACGCCGAGCGGGTCATCCGCGCCGGGGCGATGGGTTATATCATGAAGCAGGAGGCGCCGGCGAAGGTGCTCGACGCCATCCGCACGGTCGCGTCCGGATCCCTTTTCCTGAGCCCGGACATCGCACAGACCGTCATCAAGGGCATGATGAAACCGCGACAGGAAACCACGTTTTCGGCGCTCAGCGACCGGGAGTTTCAGGTCTTCGTGTTCATCGGAGAGGGCAAAACCCTGCAAGAGATTGCGGAACGGCTGAGCCTGAGCGTCAAAACGATCGAATCGCACGTCGAGCGGATCAAGACCAAACTGGATATCGGCAGCGGACGCGAGTTGATGCGGCGCGCGATCGAGTGGGTGCTGCGCAACCAGGGTCCTTCGATGAACTGA